A DNA window from Malus domestica chromosome 12, GDT2T_hap1 contains the following coding sequences:
- the LOC139190067 gene encoding uncharacterized protein, with protein sequence MDEEFVAYYLDRKINGRTIELEIIPEVDLYKCEPRDFPRIIELQHRFYIHKHNALSTTRCDGPEANSVEGHVVVHGDGPKANLVEGPVVPTDVPEANVVVEVYVVPADGLDAKAIEEGFLLMFWKQTPLRGLLVLLIIKKQTLLRGYCSC encoded by the exons ATGGATGAAGAGTTTGTTGCTTACTATCTAGATCGAAAAATCAATGGTCGCACCATTGAGCTAGAAATTATCCCAGAGGTCGACCTCTACAAATGTGAGCCGCGGGATTTTCCTA GGATCATCGAGCTCCAGCACCGATTCTACATACATAAACATAATGCTCTATCAACAACTCGATG TGATGGCCCAGAAGCAAACTCCGTTGAGGGGCATGTCGTTGTTCATGGTGATGGCCCAAAAGCAAACCTCGTTGAGGGGCCTGTTGTTCCTACTGATGTTCCGGAAGCAAATGTCGTCGTTGAGGTGTATGTTGTTCCTGCTGATGGTCTAGACGCAAAAGCTATTGAGGAGGGGTTCCTGTTGATGTTCTGGAAGCAAACGCCGTTAAGGGGCCTGTTGGTCCTGCTTATAATCAAAAAACAAACCCTGTTGAGGGGCTATTGTTCCTGCTGA
- the LOC114820126 gene encoding protein LURP-one-related 15-like, with protein MSFSVPVPSAGPSAPPLSNPVVVVSSQFLAPYPVDLVISEKLMTLKEGSFAVSDVNGDIMFSVKGSVFSLHDKRVLVDSAGTPIVTFRQKILTTHRRWQVYKGDSKDLLFSAKKSGVVQLKTELDVFLASNTKEDTHDFKVKGSFKERSCTVYTRENTIIAQMHKQLGLKSKVLGQDSFSVTVYPQVDFGFIVAVVVVLHEINQDRKGED; from the exons ATGTCGTTTTCCGTGCCTGTACCTTCAGCTGGACCAAGCGCTCCGCCTCTGTCGAACCCTGTGGTTGTGGTCAGCTCACAGTTCCTAGCACCGTACCCCGTGGATCTAGTCATTAGCGAGAAGCTCATGACCCTTAAGGAGGGTTCCTTCGCCGTCTCTGATGTTAATGGCGACATCATGTTCAGCGTTAAGGGTTCCGTTTTCAGCCTCCATGATAAACGCGTATTAGTTGACAGCGCCGGTACTCCTATTGTCACATTTCGACAGAAG ATACTGACGACTCATAGGAGATGGCAAGTATACAAAGGAGATAGCAAAGATCTACTTTTCAGTGCCAAAAAGTCGGGGGTTGTTCAATTGAAGACTGAATTAGATGTGTTCTTGGCTTCTAACACAAAAGAAGACACCCATGATTTCAAGGTCAAAGGAAGTTTTAAGGAAAGATCATGCACTGTATACACCAGAGAGAACACTATCATTGCACAA ATGCATAAGCAACTCGGCCTTAAAAGCAAAGTTTTAGGGCAAGATTCGTTTTCAGTGACGGTGTACCCTCAGGTGGATTTCGGATTTATAGTTGCTGTGGTGGTGGTTCTTCATGAGATTAATCAAGATCGAAAAGGGGAAGACTAG